One Salvia miltiorrhiza cultivar Shanhuang (shh) chromosome 6, IMPLAD_Smil_shh, whole genome shotgun sequence genomic window, AAATGAACCAAAATGACAATGCCTATCATTTCATAAAAAAGATAGGTGCCGAGAGCCAAGCAAGATCAAGCTACATagacaaactaaactaagctaGAGCGAAATATACAAACATCAACCAAGAGCCAAGCAAGATGTATGTCATAAATCTACTTTTCTTCCTTATCTTCCTTGATTCTTCTTTCAAAGCTTGCAAAACATCCCAAAGCTTAGCAATTTCACTATCCACATCAATGCTTGACCTTGAGCTTTCCTTGAACTTCAAGAGCTTGAGATTCTCCCTTTTCAAGTCATTGATAACTTCCTTTGCTCTTTCACTCATAGGTTCGTCCATCCAAtcaaaataaccacaattttTTGTCTAAGatatgaaaaaaaaaggagTTCAAGCGACTTAAAATTCAACTAAAACACAACCAATGAAACCAACGCACATACCTTCCAATTCCGACAACCGTAGAACCTCCTACCGGGGTTATCTTCTGTCCATGATGTCATCAAGGAAGCCCTACACTTTTTACCTTCGCACGCACAAAACTTTGGATTATTCTCCCATTCATCGCACTGACGTCGACTGCTCCATGAGCTCGACGAATTCCCACCGAAAACTGTATTGAAACTCATGAATC contains:
- the LOC130989109 gene encoding uncharacterized protein LOC130989109 — encoded protein: MSFNTVFGGNSSSSWSSRRQCDEWENNPKFCACEGKKCRASLMTSWTEDNPGRRFYGCRNWKTKNCGYFDWMDEPMSERAKEVINDLKRENLKLLKFKESSRSSIDVDSEIAKLWDVLQALKEESRKIRKKSRFMTYILLGSWLMFVYFALA